The Tripterygium wilfordii isolate XIE 37 chromosome 21, ASM1340144v1, whole genome shotgun sequence genome segment GGAGCTCGACTCTTGAGATAATAAATTGAAGCTGCAGAAATCTTGGGAGGTCTCTTGGGATAGAGAATCAAAAACGCTGGGGTCGTTGTCGCCGTCAAGAGAATCGGAATAGGTTCCGGGAGCCCCTCCCCGGTTTCGGCGACCGTAAGTTCTAACGAtcatgttttgatttatgttgaattttgattattgaTTGGTTCTTGGGTTTTCTTGGGGACGGCCTTTTATTTGTTATCTTTGATTAGTTTAGATTTGGCATTTAATAAAAGTATAGGGGTAGTTTAGGGATTAAAAAATATAGGCGGATGGATGAGAAATTTAAGCTGTGGAAGCAGGTGGGTTTTGGAGAACATAAAcatgtttggcagtgtgtttcaactgcgttcagttgcatcGCATCTCATAGcaccatagttttttgtgacacgccaaacagcttttgcgttccaactcacctcacagcaccacagttttttacctcacagcacctcacagcactcccaaacgcttacaatatatgttgaattgtcctaggtaatcaaattaggtcaattattttattttagattaatgtacaaggtaaacgTTAAATGataaacgcacctcacagcaccgcaccacagttttaaaaatgatacgccaaacagttttttgcgttccaactcacctcacagcaccacagttttttacctcactgcacctcaccacacctcacagcagttgacaacactcccaaacaggccACATATCTGAAGACGGAGGTAAGAAAGTGGTACTTTTGGTCGCAtggtttcattttcgttcttgttcttgttcttgttctttttctttttcttcttcttcttttttaatcacatttttgtgtcaCAACTAATAGAAGTACTCCAATTATCTCTCACAACAATTCGATGAACGAAAAATCTGATGTGGCGTATGGCTTAGCTATTGTTGTCCATGGTGGAGCTACGTGTATAATCCACGTAACCCGAACATgttaaaaaaaccctaaattcgTTCATTAGGATGAGCTTCATCCATGTCTTCACACATGAAACCACACCTGTAGCCTTTGATTCTCCCTTCAAATCCCTAGCACCTCGCAGCAGTTGATTCCCTTCAAATTCATAGCCATGGCCTCCACCACGGGCGACACTAAGCAACCAAAATTCATCAAGTTTCGAATCTCGAATTGAACCAACCATCTTCAAAAGTCGAGGAGTTGCCATAGCCCGTCGGTTATGGTCTTGAATGTTGATAGGCACTATAAGGAACGGAAGTACGGAGAGTCACCTTTGGAATCAAAGTTGTTGGGGTTCTTGTGGGACCAGATAACACGAGAGAATAAGGTGAAAAGAAAGGGATGGAGACTTTGGCATGGAAGGAAGCATGTGAAGATGCTCATGGTAGTGATTGCTTTGGTCGTTCTGTTTTCTTGGTTGATTCGTTAATGCTTTGCAATACCCTTCTGTTATCGACATTCATGTTGAGTTCGTTCAGAATTCTTCTTCAGGTTCTATTTCAATAAAGGTATCTAAGGCGTGAATTCAATTGAATTTGTTGTcgtatgcatatatgtattggATTTATGATAAAATTAGTGAATTATTACTGAATTGGTCTTTATGAAGCTTATTGTCTCTGAATGAATCTAAATTGGGTTGGTTTGTAGGTACTTTGCTCTCATTGCAATCATTCCTTTGAATGATTGGAGATGCAAGAATGTTTCTTTTAGTAATTTAAGTTTTTATTGATGCATTTTATATGATGAACCTATTGTACAAGATGCAAAATTTAGGAAAGAACATACTAGGTTGTTCTAATGAAGCAGCTTTACCACTGTGTCAAGGTTCATCCTTTTGGAATGACTTATCATCTAGGAGTTTGTGTGGATTTCATTGTTGCTTACAGTTGCTATAATGTAGAGAAGTTGTTGTTATGCATGTGATTTAGTCTCTATACAACTTTAGATCATCTTTAACTTGAAACGCTATAAACTATAGGTAGAGTTTATGAAATATGTCTATTGGAAAGGACATTTTTGTCGATATCAATTATGGTTGAGGAATAGGTCGATTTTATTCACATATTGATCCATTATTTGCTCGTCTTTCACAGTCGATAATCAACATCAATCGACCCATGGAATCGAACCGATAATTTCACCCAACCATGTAGATATGTGTCGATTGATGATTGCAATAATACTCAAAAAGTCGATTGATAGATAATTATTAGCCCATCAATTATTAGAAGGAATTAGGCCAAAAGTCCACAATTACAAAAAGTCCAATTAAATGACTAAACCCAACCCTCATTGGCCTACCTTATACTCTCTACTGCTCACAATCTCTCCTCTCTCAATCTCTCTGTCTCAGTCTCTCTGGCCTATCCTCTCCTCTCCATCTCATTTCCTGAATCGAATTTCGAGATGACCCTATCAAGAAACTTTACACCTTCATCACAAATGGCTCGTCAAGCAACCAAATTGATCTATCAAGTGCCAACAACCTTGCAAGTTGCACTCTTTTTCACCGATCATTGATAACATTATTGATTTTTCGTTTGTTAATCTTCCAAACTCCATCAACTATAGAGTAGGCAAATACCTCCATTCCTTTTCTTTGAGAACTTCAAACCACTTGACATTATCGAGGACTGTAAACTTCTATTTGATGGCATCTTTTAGGGAGAGCCAGTTGAGCTCAAGCTTGTATTGGTGGAACACTCCTCAATTTGGTATGTGAAAGTCGGTCGTTACCATATAACCGACCCACTAAGCAACTGACTTTGTCGATTGTCAACCATTTATGACCCACAAAGTCGGGTCAATAATGATTTTCAGTTTAAAACGAAGTCGGTTGGTCGGGTCGGTTAGATTATCAACCGATAATCTGACCATAATCTAACCGACCCGGCCCATGCCTAATCTTAATATCAAATACTAACAAGTTGGATTTGGGAAGTAGCAGTGCAACCGTttgaaaaattatagatgtATGGTATTCaggaatttttttgaaaaattgcaAATATTCGCATAACGgatcctacatatatatattttttgtttaaacaaaaattaaatttatggcTATcgaaacatcaaatattttgacttTATATCCGATGATTTAGACTTGTCATGttattttatgttaaatttgatttttatttcaaacaaaaaaatacattattgGAAAATGTTACATATTTATGATGTGTTGTGGATTTATGTGTATTGAAGGGGGCTCAAGgcccctaattttttttaataagcttctataaataatttattttagctTAATAGTCAAGCATATATTTAGTCCTAAAATCATAATTTGTTAGCTCATTCCATATAAATATTTGTCTCCGGTAGTCGGATCAGACACTTTTCTTCATGGTTAATCGCAACTTCAAGGTCAAAATCCAATGGAATCAACAGCTGATGGCAGTGCATGATGGATGGGGCTTGGTCATGGTGCTCCGACCCTTCTTTTTAGTTGATTGACAGACTTGATCAGTGACCAAACAGTGGTGGTCTACCATACCCACGAATCTGCATCATATGTTAtctatttcatttatatttttttatcatatcTGTTTTATTCTATATATTTGAATACTGAAACATGAGAATTTCATTTGGCAATGTTGTCACAATGAAGgttgaacatatataatatcatcaaaacagatataatatatgCAGATATGAAAAACCATATCAATTTTCACTCATTTTACTAGATCGAGTTCCAGCTCTGATGCGCCTTGGTTCGGTGAGTTgattggtggtggtgatggtcgTCGACTGGATTAAGCTATTTTTCAAACGGTGGTCCATGATTTCATAAAACTTTTCCCATCACTCAAGTGATCATTGACGATCGGTCATGACTGGGCTTTAGtcgggctgacctagagcttcatttcaaTAGTTCGTTAGTCAAAAACGATGGTTGAACGGCCAACTTTCGATATGGAGGCGCAAAAGGAAAGAAGGAGGGAGAGTATTTTGGTAAGTTATtaggttttgttattttttttaaaaaaaattattttaagttGTTCTtattaaaatacaaattttaatttttggccttatgaataaaaaatggagaaaacaatagtgatactattaaattcatttattttgatttttctttttttaaatccgGCCACAACTAAGTTCGAATATTTTTCTTGCCGTCCAAACTCTCCAAAGTGCCAAGACAATTTCATTGTAGCCAACTAGCCATGTTTGGCTACAGCCACACATGCAAGCGGCGACCCAATCACTACACGCCATGTGGATATCGACACGTCAGTTCTACCCATGAATGCGATCCAACGACGTCAACTTCATACGTGTTGCGTAAAATCTATAAATTAGTATTAAGCCCCTTCAGTGTTGAATATTACGCGATTAGCGATTTAGAGTTGTGTGTACTTACCACTCTTTGACCTTTCCCTCTGTGGTTGTagggtttctttttttgtcGTCTTTGTATTTTTCCAGAGGCTCTTGTTTCATCACCAAACCAAACCCTAGCAGGCACCACCATGGCGTGTGTTTTTCCCCAGACGCGTAAATCTATCACTCAAATCTATTGTGGAGGGCTTCGGGTTGGATCATCAGTCACTGATCTTTGCTAAAAAAAAGTTTTACCAAAAGAACCCTAATTTTGTTTCTCTCGACAACAGATCTAGATcagtttttttccttaaattgcaaaaaaatccGATCAAATTTAAAGCACTGCCGGTGACGGTCAAGTTGATGTGTTTTTCTTGACAGTAAGGAACCGAAAATTCATCCAATTTTGTACACTGATTTGATGAACAATTTGTTTTTGACCTGAAACCGGAGATTTTTGAGAGAAATGGACGGAAAGATGTTTAAATCTGTAGTGTATAAAGGAGATGAGTTACTTGGAGAGGTGGAGATATATCCACAGCGACATCTGCAACaacaagaagaggaggagaacaAGAAAATCATCGATGAATTGGTTGGGAGAGAAATCAGAATAAGCCAGTTCTCTCAAGCCAGTGAGAGATGTCCACCACTGGCAGTGCTTCATACCATTACGTCTAGTGGTGTTTGCTTCAAAATGGAGTCAAAGAACTCGTTCTCTACCGACTCGCTGCTGCATCTCTTGCACTCCTCCTGTATCAGAGAGAACAAGGTATAGCAGTAGCACAGTAACTCTTaacttgaaaaataaaaattcaaatgaacATAGTAAAAAAAGGCTAGAAGAAGTAACGAGGGAAACCATAATCCTTCCTTTCTCAGAAATTCTGAActgaaaaaaggaagaaaatcaagggCAAGATGCACAGTTGATCTTACATTGGGACTATCTCTTGACCCTTTTGGCAAGGATTTTGCAGTTACTTTGAAattagttatgttgaaattttgCCCTTAATTTGTATGAACTCTCTGAACTTGTTTATTTTTGACTGAACTGATTTTAAGGAACTGTGAAATTTGCCTTAAACTTTCTTTTAAATAATATTCTGGACTTCTTAAAATTTTGACCTGAATTCACTTTAGGGAACTATGAATATTCTTGACGAATTCCCCAAACTTATTTCATGGAACTGTTagtatttttgacaatttaagtTTTAGCCATTGACACCAATTTGCAAGTGCTTCCTGAACTTACCAACTTCGACCAGAAAAATGCCCAATTTTTATGGATTTTTGGACCGAAAGGATGCTGGTTCGTAAGTTCCACACTTCAGTAAATGTGCAATACTTTTATtagctttgatgatgatatttTTTCAGATGATCTATATGGTAGTTGCTCATGCAAATAATGTTGTCATTGCTGTGTTGAAGGATATTTTCACTTGGAGATGGTTGTGGTGATGGCTTTGCAAATACCGCATTTACGATCTAATCTATTTTATCCTTGCTGCAGTTGAATTTAGAAATTTCGAAAGGAATTTATTACTGGCATAAATTAGGTCTCGCTAATATGTATGCGTATACAAGTCAGAACTAAATAGAAAGGACACTATGATTACTGTAGGTAATATCTTGCCTTATGCTTGTTGTGGCAAGGTTTCAATACTGATATGTTGGGTGTCATTCCATAGGGGCTTGATTTAAAAGGAACGAACCAACTGGGTTAGCCATGATAGTTTTTCCTGATGTTGTTTTGTCGATGATTTGAAGTAACTGCTTCGTTATTTCCATATATTCTTGCTCTACAAAAACACCTGTTCTTGAACATGGCATACTATTTGTGAGGATGAATCATGTTTGAGTGAGAATAAAGAGGGGAAAGATAGCATGCCACAATATTCTTGCTTTACATAAACATCTGTTCTTGAACATGGCATACTCTTTATGAGGATAAATTTGCATGATTGTTAACTTTGTGTAATCTGAAACAAGAACATTTCATATTTATGCTATTTTAAAAGAGgtcatttcttctttttccattcCAGTCTATCCTTCTTTCTATGATGTACGTTTAGCATGGTAGTTTTATTGGCACCAGTGGTGATTGACATTATGGTATTTACAGACTGCAGTGATGACTCTGGGAGGAGAGGAGCTCCATTTGGTTGCAATGTACTCCAGGAATAATGAGAAACAGTATCCATGTTTCTGGGGATTTAGTGTTGCAGCAGGACTGTATACTTATTGTCTTGGCTTGCTGAATCTTAGATGTCTTGGCATTGTATTTGATCTGGATGAAACTCTCATAGTTGCAAATACAATGCGCTCATTTGAGGACAGAATTGAGGCATTACAGCGGAAAATACATACTGAAATAGACCCACAACGTGTCACTGGCATTCTGGCTGAGATCAAGCGTTATCAAGATGACAAGAGCATACTAAAGCAATATGCCGAAAATGATCAGGTTGTCGAGAATGGGAGGGTTGTCAAAGTTCAATCCGAAGTTGTTCCAGCTTTGTCAGATAACCATCAGCCTATGATTCGCCCACTTATACGGTTGCAAGACAAGAATATTATTCTGACTCGTATCAATCCCCAGGTATATATTTATGAGTTTTGAAGTCTGTATTTATTGCTTGTTGCAGCCTTGGAGGTGTGCTCCCATGTCTGCAGGATTGTCACTTCAAATCATGATGCATATGGTTATTCTCccatataaaatttctcaaaaagataTTTCCTCAAAAGAACATGCAGTCCCTCCAAATCCTAGGCAACTATCTAACTGCCACATGCGAGTCACACAATTTGGGAATGTTTATCTGTGAAATAGGTGGCAACAAGTTATCGAGTATGATATTTCTTcgtatataaaaataaatttaagcaGTTCCTCTGCAATCTACACATTCTCCAAAGCCAACGGTGTTGTCAGAAATGTACACATAGGTTTGACTGATACCTGTGTAATTAGACcaatattatcatatatatatatacacacgggGTATATTATGGGCTCAGTGCTGTTAACTCCACTAAAAGTTAGCAATGTGATAATGGTATTGTTCTTTAGAATTTCAGCATAGTCCATGTGAAATCCTACATCAAGGGGTACCATCTTCATGCTCTAACAGGGTAACACCTACTTGAAAGGCTAGACTGGGTTTGCAGATGCCTCTGTTtcttgatatatgttattattatCTGATACAGAAACATGATAGTTTATCTGAGCAAATCGGCCTGAACTTTTGTATTTCTTCAGATTCGTGATACAAGTGTTCTTGTGAGATTGAGACCTGCCTGGGAGGATCTGCGAAGCTATCTTACAGCAAGAGGACGCAAACGCTTTGAGGTTTATGTTTGTACAATGGCTGAGAGGGATTATGCTCTAGAAATGTGGAGACTGCTTGATCCAGACTCAAATTTGATAAACTTGAAAGAACTATTGGATCGCATTGTGTGTGTTAAGTCAGGTAACTGGATTTGCTGAGATTGCTAATGGTTTACGTTACTTTTGCAGTTGGTTAATGAGGCAGCTAATTGCTACATAGCTTGTGGTTTGATTTATCTGCTCAGTTTTAACCTCTGCCTCCCCTTGTGTAGAGTCACATCTTCTCCAGCCTTTAACTCCAATGACTTTGTATTCTATCTGAATAGGTTCAAGGAAGTCGTTGTTCAATGTCTTTCAAAATGGATTGTGCCATCCGAAGATGGCGCTGGTTATTGATGATCGCTTGAAAGTGTGGGATGAAAAAGATCAACCTCGGGTTCATGTTGTTCCTGCATTCGCTCCATACTATGCTCCTCAAGCTGAAGTATGAACTTACTGAAATTTGCACTGCTCACTGTTATATCACAAGATACTCGTATGTGCACGACTACATATTGGTAGTCTCTTAGGCGACATTCACTCCTGATACTTCTTTTCACTGTGCAGGAGAATAATGCTATTCCTGTCTTATGTGTCGCAAGAAATGTTGCTTGCAATGTTAGGGGAGGTTTTTTcaagtaagaattttttttcaaaaagttaCCATAAATAGTCACGTGTGCTACCAATAAGTCACTGTTGAATTTGAACTTTGAGGAATTATGACTACAATTTCTTctcacatatacaaacacaaatggTATTCTTTGTTGTGAAATGACCTTATAAATTCATAACAGAGAGTTTGACGAGGGCCTTCTCCAGAGAATTCATGAAATTGCATATGAAGATGGTGTTAAGGATATTCCTTCTTCTCCTGATGTGAGCAACTATCTAGTTTCAGAGGTTCGTTTCTGGCAATACTTGAGTTTTATTTATGCTCAATGGGTTGCTGCTTCTATTATTAGAGCTCCTATTCCTATGCTTTTTCACCTTTTCCTTAAAAGATATGATGTTTTCTACTGTGTAATCTTTGTGTTGTATAAGCCTGAGTTTGCTGTTAGCTGGTATCTATTTTGAGATGTTCAGGATGATTCTTCTGTATCAAATGGGAATAGAGATTCGCTGTCTTTTGATGGAATTGCGGATGCCGAGGTTGAAAGACGAATGAAGGTGATTGACATTTCTAGAATCTAATGTGCTGAAGCACATATTCTTTAATGTATGATTCATAAATATGGATGCCTGTTGCTAGTAATGCACAATTACTTGCATGAGTGTTGATGCTGATATGTGGTAATTTGctaatttcttcttccttttccatTATTGCATCTTCCATTTTTTGGTGGCTATATCAATTTGTTTCTCTTCATTAGCAAAGCCTTTCTCCAAAACAATTTGGGGTTGACTATTTAAATCCAAGAGAGAAATCATTTCAATCTACTATGTGGATTCTCTTTCGCCATTCGATCCTATGCAGAGTGATGCTATCCACTAACCCTGTAGAGATCCATCCATGTCTTTTCCACCTTTTATGTTCGTATCTGCTAATTTTAAATGCTCACATCTTATCTTCAAGAGGCACCACTTCTACCTTAGATCGAATGCATGCTTTAAACTTGAAGTATATTTTGTTCTTATTGTACTTgttctttttaaatatttagGATGCACTTTTGGCTACCTCAACAGTCTCCCCAGTTGTCACTCATCCGGATCCAAGGCTTGCTCCTCCACTTCAGCATGCATTGCAATCTTTGTCTGTCTCAGTTTCTCTCCCAGCTGCTCAAGCCCCGATTGTGCCGTTTTCTACTTTGCCATTTCCTCAGGCTGCTCCATTAGTTAAACCTTTGAGCCACATTGGTCATCCTGAACCAAGCTTGCAGAGTTCTCCAGCGAGAGAAGAGGGTGAAGTACCAGAGTCAGAATTGGACCCTGATACTAGGAGGCGGCTCCTCATATTGCAACATGGGCAAGATACAAGAGATCATACTCCGAGTGAACCTCCTTTTCCAGCAAGACCGTCAATACAAGTCTCGGTTCCACACACACAGCCACGTGGAAGCTGGTTCCCGGCGGAGGAGGAGATGAGCCCACAGCAAGTGAACCGAGCTGTACCTAAACAATTTGCTCTTGTTTCAGAAACAATGCATATTGAGAAGCATCGATCACGCCGTTCTCCTTTTTTCCCCAAGGTGGATAATTCTATCCCATCTGGTAGAATTCTTCATGAAAATCAAAGATTGCCTTATCAGGTAATTAGTAATTGGTGGTGGTTGACTTCCAGCTTCAAGTTTTAATACTTCATGTGAAGCGCTTCGTGATTGAATTTGGCAGGGACTTTCCAAAGATGATCGGTTGAGGTCAAACCATACATTATCTAATCATTCTCTCTCAGGTGATGAATCCCACATGTTACTGTATATTGAGTTGTTTTTGTCAGTTGCTGTCATTGAtttgtcatcaacaagagttaGTTGAGTTTAAGTGGTCAGAAGTTAGAGTTGCTTTTGAAGCGGTGGTTCCTAGCACCTGACCTTTTCTTAGCGATCTAGTAACTCGGTTCCTATAGTAATCCAGTTACATAGGTCTATTATTATTCTCTGCTATATTAGCATCACTTGTTGCATTCACTTCTAGTTGAGCAGTGCTATTCTAG includes the following:
- the LOC119988966 gene encoding RNA polymerase II C-terminal domain phosphatase-like 1, with protein sequence MDGKMFKSVVYKGDELLGEVEIYPQRHLQQQEEEENKKIIDELVGREIRISQFSQASERCPPLAVLHTITSSGVCFKMESKNSFSTDSLLHLLHSSCIRENKTAVMTLGGEELHLVAMYSRNNEKQYPCFWGFSVAAGLYTYCLGLLNLRCLGIVFDLDETLIVANTMRSFEDRIEALQRKIHTEIDPQRVTGILAEIKRYQDDKSILKQYAENDQVVENGRVVKVQSEVVPALSDNHQPMIRPLIRLQDKNIILTRINPQIRDTSVLVRLRPAWEDLRSYLTARGRKRFEVYVCTMAERDYALEMWRLLDPDSNLINLKELLDRIVCVKSGSRKSLFNVFQNGLCHPKMALVIDDRLKVWDEKDQPRVHVVPAFAPYYAPQAEENNAIPVLCVARNVACNVRGGFFKEFDEGLLQRIHEIAYEDGVKDIPSSPDVSNYLVSEDDSSVSNGNRDSLSFDGIADAEVERRMKDALLATSTVSPVVTHPDPRLAPPLQHALQSLSVSVSLPAAQAPIVPFSTLPFPQAAPLVKPLSHIGHPEPSLQSSPAREEGEVPESELDPDTRRRLLILQHGQDTRDHTPSEPPFPARPSIQVSVPHTQPRGSWFPAEEEMSPQQVNRAVPKQFALVSETMHIEKHRSRRSPFFPKVDNSIPSGRILHENQRLPYQGLSKDDRLRSNHTLSNHSLSGEETPMDHSSSSNRYLEFETRRAISGAETPAGVLQDIAMKCGTKVEFKPGLVASKELHFSVEAWFAGEKVGEGIGRTRREAQHQAAEGSIRNLANIYISRVKPDTGFPNGDVSRFPFVGDNGFSGNVSSYGNQFLPKEESASFSTASEPSRLADPRLEGSRKSTGAVSALKELCMMEGLGVAFQAQSPSSANMQNNEVHAQVEIDGQVLGMGIGSTWEEAKMQAADKALGSLRSMLGQYSQKSQGSPRSLQGMPSKRLKPEFPRVLQRMPSARYPKNATAIP